In Xanthocytophaga agilis, the following are encoded in one genomic region:
- a CDS encoding TonB-dependent receptor domain-containing protein, with translation MSLRFPLCLIGFILSLCNVYAQLATLSGQVQTSDSKPVADAVVTLKGTKYYVRTSADGAFVLKDIPYGSYTLVAFSYGKELLEKPIVVSIPELTVDFVLGDLNKELDEVVVQSERERTFGITRMKAVENFGIYEGKKTEVVVMKDITANLATNNPRQIFARVPSLNIWEMDRAGLQLSIGARGLNPNRTANFNTRQNGYDIAAESIGYPESYYTPPMEALERIEVVRGAASLQYGPQFGGMVNFVMKKPAAKPFEFVTRQTVGSWKFFNSFNSISGTYKKLGYYGFYQYKAGDGWRPNADFTQHTAYLALPLQLSDKLKITPEYTYMTYLAHQPGGLTDTEFEEDPRQSNRARNWMRVNWNLVALSAEYKLSDQTQLNWRNFLNLSSRDAIGNLERINVYDDPSSNRTLIADEFKNVGSELRMLHQYRLGGQQNHLLVGARFYRSYNLKQQGDANNASTPDFYFLNPDNLENSDYTFHNTNVALFAENIFTITDKFSITPGIRWESISTNYTGYYKRRVFDTAGNLVYEERNDETRKVPRNFVLLGIGLSYKKNNFTEYYANFSQNYRAVTFADVRINNPSIVVDSTIKDERGYNIDLGIRGSHEDWFTYDVSLFYMRYNNRIDLVPQWDSTLLIQRRFRTNIGTSRHIGAEVFAEVNLWRFLSSSSIDKRLTVFGAMTLADARYVTIRDEVEREISTEVKKNNFVAFAPQLIGRGGITFGWKNWKAIYQASYTSLQYSDAANSDSNREATATLAPIYSYYVMDLSLSYRYKFLVFEGSVNNLTNHAYFTRRADSYPGPGIIPADGRSFYLTVQARF, from the coding sequence ATGTCTTTACGTTTTCCTCTCTGTCTGATCGGTTTTATCTTGTCTCTTTGTAATGTCTATGCTCAGCTTGCTACACTTTCGGGACAGGTACAAACCTCGGATAGTAAGCCTGTTGCAGACGCTGTGGTAACCTTGAAAGGAACTAAATACTATGTCCGGACATCTGCAGACGGAGCTTTTGTGCTGAAAGATATCCCATATGGTTCCTATACCCTTGTTGCTTTTTCGTATGGAAAGGAATTACTTGAAAAACCTATTGTTGTCTCAATTCCGGAGCTAACAGTTGACTTTGTATTAGGGGATCTAAATAAAGAACTGGATGAAGTGGTCGTACAGTCCGAACGGGAAAGGACTTTTGGCATTACCAGAATGAAAGCTGTAGAGAACTTTGGGATTTATGAAGGAAAAAAGACAGAGGTGGTAGTCATGAAGGATATTACAGCTAACCTGGCAACCAACAACCCTCGTCAGATATTTGCCAGAGTGCCTAGCCTGAATATCTGGGAAATGGATAGAGCCGGACTCCAGTTAAGTATTGGAGCACGAGGACTTAACCCGAACCGAACAGCTAATTTTAATACCCGACAAAACGGCTATGATATTGCGGCTGAATCTATTGGCTATCCTGAAAGTTATTATACCCCTCCAATGGAAGCGCTGGAACGTATTGAGGTAGTACGAGGTGCTGCCTCCCTGCAATATGGACCACAGTTTGGAGGGATGGTAAATTTTGTCATGAAAAAGCCCGCAGCCAAACCTTTTGAGTTTGTTACTCGTCAGACAGTAGGTTCCTGGAAGTTTTTTAACTCATTCAACAGCATTTCGGGTACCTATAAAAAACTGGGATATTATGGTTTTTATCAGTACAAAGCAGGAGATGGCTGGCGGCCTAATGCCGATTTTACACAACATACGGCTTATCTTGCCTTACCACTACAGCTCTCTGATAAGTTAAAGATTACACCAGAGTATACGTATATGACCTACTTGGCACATCAGCCGGGAGGATTAACAGATACAGAATTTGAAGAAGATCCCCGCCAATCCAATCGGGCACGTAACTGGATGCGGGTAAACTGGAACCTGGTTGCATTGAGTGCAGAATACAAACTATCTGATCAGACACAACTCAACTGGCGTAACTTTCTCAACCTGTCCAGCCGTGATGCTATTGGTAATCTGGAACGTATTAATGTCTATGATGATCCTTCTTCCAACCGTACATTGATTGCCGATGAGTTTAAAAATGTGGGGTCTGAGTTGCGTATGTTGCATCAATATAGACTTGGTGGGCAACAAAATCATTTACTAGTAGGAGCCAGGTTTTACAGAAGTTATAACCTGAAGCAGCAGGGGGATGCCAATAATGCTTCTACACCGGATTTTTACTTTCTGAATCCGGATAACCTGGAAAACTCAGACTATACTTTCCATAATACCAATGTCGCTCTGTTTGCAGAGAATATTTTTACCATTACAGATAAATTCAGTATTACACCTGGCATTCGTTGGGAATCCATCAGTACAAACTATACCGGATATTATAAAAGAAGAGTGTTTGATACTGCGGGTAATTTGGTCTATGAAGAACGTAATGACGAAACCCGAAAAGTGCCACGTAATTTTGTGTTGTTGGGAATAGGGTTAAGTTATAAGAAAAACAACTTTACAGAATATTATGCCAACTTCTCTCAGAACTATCGTGCAGTGACTTTTGCAGATGTTCGTATAAACAACCCAAGTATTGTTGTTGACTCAACCATTAAAGATGAGAGAGGATATAATATAGATTTAGGAATTCGGGGCAGTCATGAAGACTGGTTTACTTATGATGTAAGTCTGTTTTACATGCGATATAATAACCGGATAGATCTGGTGCCACAATGGGATAGCACACTTTTAATTCAGAGACGTTTTCGGACAAACATAGGTACATCACGGCATATTGGGGCGGAGGTATTTGCTGAGGTAAATTTGTGGAGGTTTCTGAGTTCTTCCAGTATAGATAAACGATTGACAGTATTCGGCGCTATGACTCTGGCTGATGCACGATATGTAACGATCAGAGATGAAGTAGAACGAGAGATTTCTACTGAAGTTAAAAAAAATAATTTTGTCGCTTTTGCTCCTCAGCTAATTGGACGGGGAGGAATTACTTTTGGCTGGAAAAACTGGAAGGCAATCTATCAGGCATCTTACACGAGTCTACAGTATTCGGATGCTGCCAACAGTGATAGCAACCGGGAGGCAACAGCTACACTTGCTCCTATTTATAGCTATTATGTGATGGACTTGTCCTTATCCTATCGATATAAGTTTTTGGTGTTTGAAGGTAGTGTAAATAACCTGACCAATCATGCTTATTTTACCCGTCGGGCAGATAGTTATCCCGGACCCGGTATTATCCCTGCTGATGGGCGAAGCTTCTATCTGACCGTACAGGCCCGATTCTGA
- the gndA gene encoding NADP-dependent phosphogluconate dehydrogenase yields the protein MSQQYDFGMVGLGVMGRNFILNVADHGFSAIGLDTDTAKSTALHQEGSGKPVKGTTSKQEFVSSLKSPRTIMLLVPAGGPVDAVIEDLLPLLDKGDLLIDGGNSFYTDTNRREKYLSEKGIHFMGIGVSGGSKGARFGPSIMPGGPKDAYGIVQPILEAVSAKVNGDPCVAYLGSGSAGNYVKMVHNGIEYGLMQLISETYDLMKRGLGLTNEELHEVYARWNTQRLQSFLIEITASIFTTDDTLASGKLVDAILDRAKQKGTGKWTSQNAMDLGTPVPTIDMAVTMRELSALKEERVQAEKLYGTTSAISGDKKAIVDQIEQALYFAYIITYAQGLAQLTTASEEYKYGLELETVARIWRGGCIIRAGLLEHIRQAYSKTPDLANLLLDETTAKEVNAVQAATRQVVSYGVTSGIPVPALAACLSYFDAYRSGRLPSNLIQAQRDFFGSHTYERLDREGIFHTEWE from the coding sequence ATGTCACAGCAGTATGACTTCGGAATGGTAGGGTTAGGCGTGATGGGTAGAAACTTTATTTTAAACGTTGCCGATCATGGATTTTCAGCCATTGGCTTGGATACTGATACAGCCAAATCAACCGCCCTGCATCAGGAAGGTTCCGGCAAACCTGTAAAAGGAACTACCTCCAAACAGGAATTTGTATCATCCCTGAAAAGTCCGAGAACAATTATGCTGCTGGTACCTGCAGGTGGCCCTGTAGATGCAGTAATTGAAGACCTGCTTCCGTTACTGGATAAAGGCGATCTGCTCATTGATGGAGGTAACTCGTTTTATACAGATACCAACCGCCGTGAAAAATACCTGAGTGAAAAAGGAATTCATTTTATGGGTATTGGTGTTTCTGGCGGATCTAAAGGTGCTCGTTTCGGTCCAAGTATCATGCCGGGTGGCCCTAAAGATGCGTATGGTATTGTGCAACCTATTCTGGAAGCCGTATCTGCAAAAGTAAACGGAGATCCTTGTGTAGCCTATCTGGGTTCTGGCTCGGCTGGTAACTATGTAAAGATGGTACACAACGGGATTGAGTATGGTCTGATGCAGTTGATCTCTGAAACCTACGATCTGATGAAACGGGGTCTGGGACTTACCAACGAAGAATTACACGAAGTATATGCTCGCTGGAATACCCAACGCCTGCAGTCTTTCCTGATCGAAATTACAGCATCCATCTTTACTACAGATGATACGCTGGCATCTGGCAAACTGGTAGATGCGATTCTGGATCGCGCCAAACAAAAAGGTACTGGAAAATGGACGTCTCAGAATGCGATGGATCTGGGCACTCCTGTACCTACTATCGATATGGCAGTAACCATGCGCGAGTTGTCAGCTCTGAAAGAAGAACGGGTACAGGCAGAAAAACTATATGGTACTACCTCTGCTATCAGTGGCGACAAAAAAGCAATTGTAGATCAGATTGAACAAGCTCTTTACTTTGCCTATATTATTACCTATGCACAAGGGCTAGCTCAATTGACTACTGCCTCTGAAGAATACAAATATGGTCTGGAACTGGAAACAGTAGCCCGTATCTGGCGTGGTGGTTGTATCATCCGGGCTGGATTACTGGAACATATCCGTCAGGCATACAGCAAAACGCCTGATCTGGCTAACCTGTTACTGGATGAAACAACAGCGAAAGAAGTAAATGCTGTTCAGGCTGCTACCCGCCAGGTAGTTAGTTATGGTGTTACCAGTGGCATCCCGGTTCCTGCACTGGCAGCTTGTTTGTCATACTTCGACGCGTATCGTAGTGGACGTCTGCCATCTAACCTGATTCAGGCGCAACGTGACTTCTTTGGCTCACATACGTACGAACGTCTCGACAGAGAAGGCATTTTCCATACTGAGTGGGAATAA
- a CDS encoding imelysin family protein, translated as MKIHKILLNLIVVSVGVTGFIACDSEKSSSDSFDRKTMLQVYADSLIVPAFTDLQTKTNALQTAATTFVTTPTTDNLTTLQQAWETAFISWQYANAYNIGPADEEGTRRKLSEEIGIFPINTSSVESKISAGNTSMTDVTRDTRGFLTVEYLIFNLQNDNTSIVTQYQNSTSRGNYLQAVITNLKSQIDGVVTAWAGNYKTTFVTNDGIKVGSSMSALYNNFVQSYETIKNGKVGLPLGKMVDKAYPEKVEAYYSGKSLEMIKHHLKAMENIWQGRTKNGTDIIGFKEYLTSVDGGNALNTTIESQFTAINNALTAVSTNATLASQIKTNPAPIETLYTELQKNVAHIKSEMAVLLGISITFTSGDGD; from the coding sequence ATGAAAATACATAAAATACTCCTGAATCTGATTGTTGTGTCTGTTGGTGTAACAGGTTTTATTGCCTGTGATTCTGAAAAAAGTTCTTCCGATTCATTTGATCGTAAGACTATGTTACAGGTCTATGCAGACAGCCTGATTGTTCCTGCCTTTACCGATCTGCAAACCAAAACGAATGCATTGCAGACAGCTGCTACAACGTTTGTAACCACACCAACCACTGATAATCTGACCACTTTGCAGCAGGCATGGGAAACGGCCTTTATTTCCTGGCAATATGCCAATGCCTATAACATAGGCCCTGCAGATGAAGAAGGTACACGTCGGAAATTGTCAGAGGAGATTGGCATTTTTCCTATAAATACTTCCTCCGTTGAAAGTAAAATATCGGCTGGAAATACCAGTATGACAGATGTGACCCGGGATACACGTGGTTTTCTGACAGTGGAATACCTGATCTTTAATCTGCAAAATGACAATACCTCTATTGTAACACAATACCAGAATTCTACTTCCAGAGGTAATTACCTGCAGGCAGTGATTACAAACCTGAAAAGCCAGATAGATGGAGTTGTTACAGCCTGGGCAGGTAATTATAAAACTACTTTTGTAACGAATGATGGAATTAAGGTTGGTAGCAGCATGTCTGCTCTGTACAATAACTTTGTACAAAGCTATGAAACCATTAAAAATGGAAAAGTGGGTTTGCCCTTAGGCAAAATGGTGGATAAGGCTTATCCTGAAAAGGTAGAAGCGTATTACAGTGGCAAATCGCTGGAAATGATCAAACACCACCTGAAGGCTATGGAGAATATCTGGCAGGGAAGAACCAAAAACGGAACAGATATTATTGGCTTTAAAGAATATCTGACCAGTGTGGATGGAGGTAACGCTTTGAATACAACAATTGAAAGTCAGTTTACAGCGATTAACAATGCGCTGACTGCCGTTTCTACGAATGCAACACTGGCATCCCAGATTAAAACAAACCCAGCTCCGATAGAGACTTTGTATACTGAACTCCAGAAAAATGTAGCACACATCAAATCTGAAATGGCTGTGTTATTAGGGATCTCTATTACATTCACCAGTGGCGATGGTGATTAA
- a CDS encoding di-heme oxidoredictase family protein: MRTPFCVKSYQLILGMLAGSMLCVSACKSTEADIQRASAEDKEQYSGGDNLTSNDLSDNAFGKQANNITFDEGVLFVVGNSLFQSNWVTAPSSVTSLDGLGPLMNQSSCGGCHFKDGRAKPPATETATLNGLLFRLSIPGTGVHGEPVHDPVYGEQLQDKAILGVTPESSVRVTYQPVSGQYEDGTIYTLQKPVYELYNPNFGSFHAGLMVSPRIAQQIPGLGLLEAVAEQTILSFADETDKNKDGISGRPNYVWDVVNNKTSLGRFGWKANVATIKQQTAGALQGDMGITSSVFPASGLSESENELYSSLPNGGSPEISDEQLNKIIFYVQTLSVPVRRDWTDKDILRGKYLFSQLNCSGCHIPKMQTAGTHTVSVLNNQTIRPYTDMLLHDMGEGLADNRPDFLANGQEWRTPPLWGIGMVKTVNKHTNFLHDGRAFSLEEAVLWHGGEAEKSATDFKKLSATDRVSLIKFLESL; encoded by the coding sequence ATGCGAACCCCGTTTTGTGTGAAAAGCTATCAGCTCATTCTAGGGATGCTTGCTGGTAGTATGTTATGTGTGAGTGCCTGTAAATCGACTGAAGCTGATATTCAGCGAGCTTCTGCAGAAGACAAGGAACAGTATTCAGGAGGTGATAATTTAACATCCAATGATTTATCTGATAATGCGTTTGGTAAGCAGGCAAATAACATCACCTTTGATGAAGGTGTATTATTTGTAGTGGGTAATTCCTTATTTCAATCCAACTGGGTGACAGCCCCTTCTTCTGTTACCTCTTTAGATGGCCTAGGGCCACTGATGAACCAGTCCTCCTGTGGTGGATGTCATTTCAAAGATGGCAGAGCCAAACCCCCCGCTACTGAAACAGCTACGTTAAATGGACTCTTATTTCGTCTGAGTATTCCTGGCACAGGCGTGCATGGTGAGCCTGTTCATGATCCGGTTTATGGTGAACAATTACAGGATAAAGCTATTTTAGGTGTAACACCTGAAAGTAGTGTCCGGGTTACTTACCAACCTGTCAGCGGACAATATGAGGATGGAACTATCTATACACTGCAAAAGCCTGTATACGAATTGTATAATCCCAATTTTGGAAGTTTTCATGCAGGTTTGATGGTTTCTCCCCGTATTGCACAGCAAATACCCGGTTTGGGTTTGCTGGAGGCGGTGGCAGAGCAGACAATCCTGTCCTTTGCCGATGAAACAGATAAAAATAAGGATGGTATCTCCGGACGTCCTAATTATGTATGGGATGTAGTCAACAACAAAACTTCCTTAGGCCGGTTTGGCTGGAAAGCCAATGTGGCAACCATTAAACAGCAAACTGCAGGAGCCTTACAGGGTGATATGGGAATTACCAGTTCTGTTTTTCCTGCCAGTGGACTGAGTGAATCAGAAAATGAACTCTACAGTTCCCTTCCCAATGGAGGATCTCCTGAGATCTCTGATGAACAGCTTAATAAAATTATCTTTTATGTGCAGACTTTATCAGTACCTGTGCGTCGTGACTGGACAGATAAAGATATATTAAGAGGTAAGTATCTGTTTTCACAACTCAACTGTTCGGGATGCCATATCCCCAAAATGCAGACTGCCGGGACACATACAGTGTCTGTGCTGAATAACCAGACTATACGGCCTTATACTGATATGCTCCTGCATGATATGGGTGAGGGGCTGGCTGATAATCGACCTGACTTTCTGGCTAATGGACAGGAATGGCGTACTCCTCCGCTGTGGGGCATTGGTATGGTGAAAACGGTAAATAAACATACCAACTTTCTGCATGATGGCAGAGCCTTTAGCCTGGAAGAAGCTGTACTCTGGCATGGTGGTGAAGCAGAAAAGTCTGCTACTGACTTTAAAAAACTATCTGCTACAGACCGGGTCAGTCTGATTAAGTTTCTGGAAAGTTTATAA
- a CDS encoding RpiB/LacA/LacB family sugar-phosphate isomerase, whose product MKIGIAADHGGFELKEKLKAKIQSLGYEVTDFGATKYDAADDYPDFTVPLAQAVAAKQVDKGVVLCGSGVGACFTANKVKGIRAALITETYSAHQGVEHDDMNMICIGGRVVGENLAWEITEAFLKATYSGEERHERRLNKVKQLEK is encoded by the coding sequence ATGAAAATAGGAATCGCTGCCGATCACGGTGGATTTGAACTAAAAGAGAAATTGAAGGCAAAAATCCAGTCTCTTGGATACGAAGTCACTGACTTTGGCGCTACAAAGTACGATGCTGCCGATGACTATCCTGATTTTACTGTTCCACTGGCTCAGGCCGTAGCGGCAAAACAGGTTGACAAGGGTGTGGTATTATGTGGTAGTGGCGTAGGTGCCTGCTTTACCGCCAATAAGGTCAAAGGAATACGCGCTGCACTGATTACCGAAACATATTCAGCCCATCAGGGAGTAGAACATGATGATATGAATATGATCTGTATTGGAGGAAGGGTAGTTGGAGAAAATCTTGCCTGGGAAATTACAGAGGCTTTTTTGAAAGCAACCTATTCAGGAGAAGAGCGTCATGAACGCCGACTGAATAAGGTCAAGCAACTGGAAAAATAA
- the zwf gene encoding glucose-6-phosphate dehydrogenase, which yields MKQTDNHILVIFGASGDLTERKLIPAIYNLYCRSFLPEKFAVLGVSRTKFTDEEYRKKVILENKHLKDNGSADKQAAFSEKIHYHAMETSDPNAYGSLKDRLTQLDISGNYIFYLSTPPSLYEVVSRSLSNVGLSNEEDGWKRIIIEKPFGYDLKTALELNKQLLSYFAEPQIYRIDHYLGKETVQNLLITRFANSIFEPLWNRNFIHHVEITAAETVGVEKRGGYYDGSGAMRDMIQNHLLQLAALVAMEPPVQATESAIRNERMKLFQSLRPLSPEDIEKNVIRGQYTSATIHGETVPGYREEEGVSPESRTETYVAMKFFIDNWRWSGVPFYIRTGKRMPTRVTEIVIHFNPTPHHLFVKNTGVMNQDNMLIIRIQPDEGMLLKFAMKIPGEGLRVTDVDMDFHYKDLADTYIPEAYERLLLDCIQGDATLYARGDAVEAAWQFIDPILKAWETNPNIKMYGYPAGTWGPENADDLVEGKHKNITWRYPCKNLSNDGIYCEL from the coding sequence ATGAAACAGACAGACAATCACATTCTAGTCATTTTTGGAGCGTCTGGAGACTTAACCGAACGCAAACTGATTCCGGCTATTTATAATCTGTATTGCAGGTCATTTTTACCAGAGAAGTTTGCGGTATTGGGTGTCAGTCGCACCAAATTTACAGACGAAGAATATCGAAAAAAAGTTATTCTTGAAAACAAACACCTAAAGGACAATGGATCGGCAGACAAGCAAGCTGCTTTTTCTGAAAAGATTCATTACCATGCCATGGAGACCAGCGATCCGAATGCCTATGGCTCTCTCAAAGATCGTCTGACACAATTAGATATCTCCGGCAATTACATTTTTTACCTATCTACCCCACCTAGTTTGTATGAGGTAGTTTCCAGAAGTTTGTCTAATGTGGGGCTAAGCAATGAAGAGGATGGATGGAAACGTATTATCATCGAAAAGCCATTTGGGTATGATTTGAAAACGGCACTGGAGCTAAACAAGCAATTGTTATCTTACTTTGCAGAGCCACAAATTTATCGTATTGATCATTACCTGGGTAAAGAAACCGTTCAGAACCTGTTGATCACGCGTTTTGCCAACAGCATTTTTGAACCACTGTGGAATCGTAACTTTATTCATCACGTAGAAATTACGGCTGCTGAAACAGTAGGAGTAGAGAAGCGGGGTGGATATTACGATGGTTCAGGTGCTATGCGGGATATGATCCAAAACCACCTGTTGCAGTTAGCTGCTCTGGTAGCGATGGAACCTCCTGTACAGGCTACAGAGAGTGCCATACGTAACGAACGGATGAAATTATTCCAGTCTCTGCGTCCGTTGTCTCCTGAGGATATTGAGAAAAACGTAATACGGGGACAATATACCAGTGCCACTATTCATGGTGAAACCGTTCCCGGCTATCGGGAAGAAGAAGGCGTTTCGCCTGAATCCCGTACGGAGACCTATGTTGCCATGAAATTCTTTATTGACAACTGGCGTTGGTCGGGGGTACCATTTTATATCCGTACCGGTAAACGCATGCCTACACGGGTAACAGAGATCGTTATCCATTTCAATCCGACTCCGCACCACCTGTTTGTTAAAAATACAGGCGTGATGAACCAGGATAACATGCTCATTATTCGTATTCAGCCAGATGAGGGTATGCTGTTGAAGTTTGCCATGAAGATTCCGGGTGAAGGATTACGGGTAACAGATGTGGATATGGATTTCCATTACAAGGATCTGGCAGATACCTATATTCCGGAGGCTTACGAACGACTACTGCTTGACTGTATACAGGGCGATGCTACACTGTATGCCCGTGGAGATGCTGTTGAAGCCGCCTGGCAGTTTATCGATCCAATTCTGAAAGCATGGGAAACCAATCCGAATATCAAGATGTATGGATATCCGGCCGGAACCTGGGGACCTGAAAATGCTGATGATCTGGTAGAAGGCAAACACAAAAATATTACGTGGCGATATCCATGTAAAAACCTGTCTAATGACGGAATTTACTGTGAATTATAA
- a CDS encoding HTTM domain-containing protein, whose amino-acid sequence MTHVFVFCRKMELLEDRTNQITLRKTWIGALTEACFKPVSPAPLITFRIVFGALLAFSTIRFIWMGWIDTHYSQPVFHFTYYGFGWIPVFSAPVLYVIHVLMVISAIGVMLGFYYRLSAVMLFLTFVYTELIDLTYYLNHYYFVSLVCFLLIWLPANHYFSIDHWLSNRKAKLSGMPLVPAWTVGILRFQLVIVYLYAGLAKINYDWLIDAMPLKLWLPVNDTLPLIGPVFTWKITAYAFSWIGMLYDCAIPFLLLNKRTRVVGYGLVIVFHVFTWILFPIGVFPWVMIGATLIFFSANWHQKFLSIASTVTLPIDTLGSVTDRKRYVTLVSVVLFCLFQIVFPWRYLLYPGNLFWTEEGFRFSWRVMLMEKSGVATFYIKDIQTGREIEVQNRNYLNEFQERQMSAQPDFILQFAHFLASQYEQKGFKQPQVRAEVYVTLNGKPSRLLIDPHTDLTKIQDGWGAKSWILPDQ is encoded by the coding sequence ATGACTCACGTTTTCGTGTTTTGTAGAAAGATGGAACTGCTTGAGGATAGAACGAATCAAATAACACTACGAAAGACTTGGATTGGTGCCCTGACGGAGGCATGCTTTAAGCCTGTATCACCTGCACCACTGATCACCTTTCGGATTGTATTTGGCGCACTGCTGGCTTTTAGTACCATTCGATTTATATGGATGGGCTGGATAGATACACATTATAGTCAACCTGTTTTCCATTTCACCTATTATGGATTTGGATGGATACCCGTTTTTTCCGCTCCAGTTTTGTATGTAATTCATGTGTTGATGGTGATAAGTGCCATAGGAGTGATGCTAGGCTTTTATTATCGTTTATCCGCAGTGATGCTCTTTCTGACGTTTGTCTATACAGAACTCATAGATCTCACCTATTATCTTAATCATTATTACTTTGTCAGCCTGGTTTGTTTTTTGCTGATTTGGTTGCCTGCCAATCACTATTTTTCAATTGATCACTGGTTATCAAACAGAAAAGCAAAACTTTCGGGGATGCCTCTTGTACCAGCCTGGACAGTCGGTATTCTCAGGTTTCAACTGGTTATCGTGTATTTGTATGCAGGCTTAGCCAAAATTAACTATGATTGGTTGATTGACGCAATGCCACTGAAACTTTGGTTGCCTGTAAACGATACATTGCCTCTGATTGGACCTGTTTTTACATGGAAAATTACTGCTTATGCTTTTAGTTGGATAGGTATGCTGTATGATTGTGCTATACCTTTTTTATTGCTGAACAAGAGGACTCGTGTAGTTGGATATGGGCTTGTTATAGTGTTTCATGTATTTACCTGGATTTTATTTCCAATTGGAGTATTCCCTTGGGTGATGATAGGGGCTACATTGATTTTCTTTTCTGCTAACTGGCATCAGAAATTTTTGTCTATTGCTAGTACTGTTACACTGCCAATAGATACTTTAGGATCTGTAACAGATAGGAAAAGATATGTTACCCTTGTATCTGTAGTGCTTTTCTGCTTGTTTCAGATTGTCTTTCCCTGGCGGTATCTGCTGTATCCGGGTAATTTGTTCTGGACAGAAGAGGGTTTCCGTTTTTCCTGGCGGGTGATGTTAATGGAAAAATCAGGTGTGGCTACTTTCTATATAAAGGATATCCAAACAGGACGAGAAATAGAGGTGCAGAACCGAAACTATCTAAACGAGTTTCAGGAGCGACAGATGTCTGCACAGCCAGATTTTATACTACAGTTTGCTCATTTTCTTGCTAGCCAATATGAGCAGAAGGGGTTTAAACAGCCACAAGTCAGAGCAGAAGTCTATGTAACTCTCAATGGAAAGCCCAGTCGGTTATTAATTGATCCCCATACAGATCTCACAAAGATTCAGGATGGCTGGGGGGCCAAAAGCTGGATCTTACCAGATCAATAA